One segment of Oceanotoga teriensis DNA contains the following:
- a CDS encoding YibE/F family protein — protein sequence MKLNINNENFFVIFLLMINVLLFYIPVNETKNNYEYYKSEVISVDNSEIQQFGIIKQGEQYVELKILNGEDKNKIIILSNILIGKMELDKNFKIGDKVLIEKNTNSNSLNYSIVDFYRADSQILLILSFSIILILISGWTGVKSLLSFTTTILFLWKIMIPLFLKGYNPIIISLLIVSMLTFIIIFLVAGFNKKGLIAFLGAISGVLITIIISELFSRPFYINGSVKPFSETLLYSGYYMLDLNKLFISGIFLASSGAVMDISMDISASMNEVKNKAKNINSKELIKSGLNVGKAVIGTMATTLLLAYSGGYATLLMAFMAKNTNEFALININYISSEILNIIVGSFGLVLTAPLTAIIGGFILSFEKKNIIKINKKAKNVSKLEL from the coding sequence ATGAAATTAAATATAAATAATGAAAATTTTTTCGTAATTTTTCTATTAATGATAAATGTATTACTCTTTTATATTCCAGTTAATGAAACAAAAAATAATTATGAATATTATAAATCTGAAGTTATTTCTGTAGATAATTCTGAAATTCAACAGTTTGGAATTATAAAACAAGGCGAACAATACGTTGAATTAAAAATACTTAATGGGGAAGACAAAAATAAAATAATTATTTTAAGCAATATTTTAATCGGTAAGATGGAATTAGATAAAAATTTTAAGATTGGAGATAAAGTTTTAATAGAAAAAAACACTAATTCTAATAGTTTAAACTATTCTATAGTAGATTTTTATAGAGCAGATTCACAAATATTGTTAATATTATCATTTTCTATAATACTCATATTAATATCGGGCTGGACCGGAGTAAAATCATTACTTTCATTTACAACAACTATTCTATTTCTATGGAAAATAATGATACCTCTTTTTTTAAAAGGTTATAATCCAATAATAATATCTTTGTTAATAGTTTCGATGTTAACATTTATAATAATTTTTTTGGTTGCAGGATTCAACAAAAAAGGTCTTATTGCTTTTTTGGGAGCTATTTCTGGTGTATTAATAACAATAATAATATCTGAATTGTTTTCAAGACCATTTTATATAAACGGTTCTGTAAAACCATTTTCAGAAACTTTACTTTATTCTGGGTATTATATGCTTGATTTAAATAAATTATTTATAAGTGGAATTTTTTTAGCTTCTTCTGGGGCAGTTATGGATATTTCGATGGATATTTCTGCTTCTATGAATGAGGTGAAAAATAAAGCAAAAAATATAAATTCTAAAGAACTTATAAAATCCGGTTTGAATGTTGGGAAAGCAGTTATAGGAACGATGGCTACTACATTACTTTTAGCCTATTCAGGAGGATATGCAACTTTATTAATGGCTTTTATGGCAAAGAATACTAATGAATTTGCACTAATAAATATAAATTATATATCTTCAGAGATCCTTAATATAATAGTGGGAAGTTTTGGTTTAGTACTTACAGCACCATTAACAGCAATAATAGGTGGATTTATTTTAAGCTTTGAAAAGAAAAATATAATAAAAATTAACAAAAAAGCAAAAAATGTTTCTAAACTTGAATTGTAG
- a CDS encoding nitronate monooxygenase: protein MDFSENSIVKLLNIKYPIIEGGMAWVGTAKLAAEVSNAGGLGTIGSGSMTPDILKEQIKKIKELTNKPYAVNIIMINPFIEDIINIVIEEKVPVVIMAAGNPGKYIPILKSNNIITGAVVSSENLALRLEKKGIDFIVGEGMECGGHIGDVTTMVIIPKLTSILKIPVIAAGGIADGRGMAAVFMLGASGIQMGTRFIASYECEAHENYKNKILKAGIRDSVITGIKMGHPARSIKNKFVKNINKIESESIEEAERLLIGSLKKAHIDGDNDNGSFMAGQSVGLIENIKSVKEIIEDLCSDMDYTIKNFSGVLSK from the coding sequence ATGGATTTTTCTGAAAATTCTATAGTTAAACTTTTAAATATAAAATATCCCATTATCGAAGGTGGAATGGCTTGGGTTGGAACAGCTAAACTTGCTGCCGAGGTTTCAAATGCTGGAGGACTTGGAACTATTGGTTCTGGAAGTATGACACCAGATATTTTAAAAGAACAAATAAAAAAAATAAAAGAACTTACAAATAAACCTTATGCAGTAAATATTATAATGATAAATCCTTTTATTGAGGATATAATAAATATTGTAATAGAAGAAAAAGTGCCTGTTGTTATAATGGCGGCTGGAAATCCAGGAAAATATATACCTATTTTAAAATCAAATAATATAATAACTGGTGCAGTTGTTTCATCTGAAAATCTTGCTTTAAGGCTTGAAAAAAAAGGAATAGATTTTATAGTAGGTGAAGGAATGGAATGCGGTGGGCATATAGGTGATGTTACCACTATGGTAATAATACCAAAATTAACCTCTATTTTAAAGATTCCTGTAATTGCAGCCGGTGGAATAGCAGATGGAAGAGGTATGGCGGCAGTTTTTATGTTGGGTGCGAGTGGAATTCAAATGGGAACAAGATTTATAGCTTCTTATGAATGTGAAGCACATGAAAATTATAAAAATAAAATTTTAAAGGCTGGTATAAGAGATAGTGTTATAACTGGAATAAAAATGGGACATCCAGCGAGATCTATAAAGAATAAATTTGTGAAAAATATAAATAAGATAGAATCTGAATCAATAGAAGAAGCAGAAAGACTTTTAATAGGAAGTTTAAAAAAAGCTCATATTGATGGAGATAATGATAATGGTTCTTTTATGGCTGGACAAAGTGTTGGATTAATAGAAAATATAAAAAGTGTTAAAGAAATAATAGAAGATTTATGTTCTGATATGGATTATACTATTAAAAATTTTTCGGGGGTGTTATCTAAATGA
- the fabZ gene encoding 3-hydroxyacyl-ACP dehydratase FabZ: MNIDEIMEILPHRYPFLLVDNVISMDEKSIKAEKMVSINEPYFQGHFPMYPLMPGVLLVEGMAQTAGILLLKDYKGQNVIPLFIGIDNCRFKKEVRPGDRIVYEVRIIQSKKEVYKLEAKVFVREKLAAKAEIMAGIKR; encoded by the coding sequence ATGAACATAGATGAAATAATGGAAATTTTGCCTCATAGATATCCGTTTTTATTAGTAGATAATGTGATTTCTATGGATGAAAAATCAATAAAAGCTGAAAAAATGGTCAGTATAAATGAACCGTATTTTCAAGGACATTTTCCGATGTATCCTTTAATGCCAGGTGTTTTACTTGTTGAAGGAATGGCACAAACAGCTGGAATTCTTCTTTTAAAAGATTATAAAGGACAAAATGTTATACCTTTGTTTATAGGTATAGATAATTGCAGATTTAAAAAAGAAGTGAGGCCTGGTGATAGAATTGTATATGAAGTTAGAATTATTCAAAGCAAAAAAGAAGTTTATAAATTAGAAGCAAAAGTTTTTGTAAGAGAAAAACTTGCAGCTAAAGCTGAAATCATGGCTGGAATAAAAAGGTAA
- the fabG gene encoding 3-oxoacyl-[acyl-carrier-protein] reductase: MNLKDKIILITGASRGIGFEIAKKFIENNAIVIAISRDEKTLNENKSELKNYIPYPLDITDSEGIKNLSTFLKENFEKVDVLINNAGITKDNFLIRMKEKDFDDVININLKGTFLMTKEISKFFKKQKYGNIINISSIVGIEGNSGQTNYSAAKAGIIGMTKTWAKELTLRNENIRVNAIAPGFIKTSMTENLSETVLEKVKEKCLIKRLGEAEDIANLALFLASDRSSYITGQIIRVDGGLSI, from the coding sequence ATGAATTTAAAAGATAAAATTATTTTAATTACTGGTGCATCAAGGGGTATAGGATTTGAAATAGCGAAAAAATTTATTGAAAATAATGCGATTGTAATAGCCATATCAAGAGATGAAAAAACATTGAATGAAAATAAAAGTGAACTTAAAAATTATATACCTTATCCTTTAGATATAACAGATTCTGAAGGAATAAAAAATTTGAGTACATTTTTAAAAGAAAATTTTGAAAAAGTAGATGTTCTCATCAACAATGCGGGAATTACAAAAGATAATTTTTTGATAAGGATGAAAGAAAAAGATTTTGATGATGTTATAAATATTAATTTAAAAGGAACCTTTCTCATGACAAAGGAAATATCAAAATTTTTTAAAAAACAAAAATATGGTAATATAATAAATATTTCATCAATTGTTGGAATAGAGGGAAATTCTGGTCAAACTAATTATTCTGCTGCAAAAGCTGGAATAATAGGGATGACAAAAACATGGGCAAAAGAACTTACTCTAAGAAATGAAAATATAAGAGTTAATGCAATAGCTCCAGGTTTTATAAAAACAAGTATGACAGAGAACTTATCTGAGACAGTATTAGAAAAAGTTAAGGAAAAATGTTTAATAAAAAGACTTGGTGAAGCTGAAGACATAGCTAATCTTGCTTTATTTCTTGCATCTGACAGATCGTCTTATATAACTGGACAAATTATAAGAGTGGATGGAGGATTAAGTATATAA
- the fabD gene encoding ACP S-malonyltransferase, translating to MKALIFPGQGSQNLSMGKECIALDERYEKYFDIANEILNFDIKSIIFGEDINQLTLTENAQPAILICSYIKYIHNESKYLNIKALAGHSLGEWTALVVSGVISFEEAVEAVHSRGLFMSNACEPNKGSMAAVLGMKIEEIEKILNNYDDVIIANYNSPMQTVISGETEQLLKSMDELKENGAKRIIKLNVSGPFHSHLLNKAEENMRIKLEKINFKTPKIPIVQNVNAKFEIDPYIIKENIIKQITRPVKWVESIENMKENGIDEFIEIGPSKVLSKMIKNILMDVKLEYV from the coding sequence ATGAAGGCTTTAATTTTTCCAGGACAAGGATCTCAAAACTTATCTATGGGTAAAGAATGTATAGCTCTTGATGAAAGATATGAAAAATATTTTGATATAGCAAATGAAATTTTAAATTTTGATATAAAATCTATAATATTTGGTGAAGATATAAATCAACTTACATTAACTGAAAATGCTCAACCTGCAATACTCATATGTAGTTATATAAAGTACATTCACAATGAAAGTAAGTATTTGAATATAAAAGCTTTAGCTGGACATTCTCTTGGCGAATGGACAGCACTTGTAGTTTCAGGAGTTATAAGTTTTGAAGAGGCAGTTGAAGCTGTTCATAGTCGAGGTTTATTTATGAGTAATGCATGTGAACCTAATAAAGGAAGTATGGCTGCTGTTTTAGGAATGAAAATAGAAGAAATAGAAAAAATTTTAAACAATTATGATGATGTTATAATAGCAAATTATAATTCTCCAATGCAAACAGTTATAAGTGGAGAGACAGAACAATTATTAAAATCTATGGACGAACTCAAAGAAAATGGTGCAAAAAGAATAATAAAATTAAATGTTAGTGGTCCATTTCATTCACATCTTTTGAACAAAGCTGAAGAGAATATGAGAATCAAATTAGAGAAAATAAATTTTAAAACGCCAAAAATTCCAATTGTTCAGAATGTAAATGCAAAATTTGAAATAGATCCATATATAATAAAAGAAAATATTATAAAACAAATAACAAGACCTGTAAAATGGGTAGAAAGTATAGAAAATATGAAAGAAAATGGAATAGATGAATTTATAGAAATAGGACCATCAAAAGTTTTAAGTAAAATGATTAAAAATATACTCATGGATGTAAAACTTGAATATGTTTAG
- a CDS encoding DegV family protein produces MKIGIVTDNTCNISKEKLKELNIGYVPLYINKEDEFIKANRLDLEDYYEFIKNSNYVPKTSQPSVKDFEEVYTYMIQEFDYIISVHLSAVLSGTFNSALMAANIVNSDKIKVIDSKLASWALGFLIEDLEKKIKNDEKNLESIINFCKNYYKRVKVYFSVGDLNYLYKGGRIGKAKSLMGGLLKLKPILSLNDGILTPIKNIRGMKKLNKEIVDMSFEKNKNIKHIMVLHTNNKEIAEDIYLNIKNKNIDLEIRKDYIDIVIGTHLGPDSGGLITVWEES; encoded by the coding sequence ATGAAGATTGGAATAGTAACGGATAATACATGTAATATATCAAAAGAAAAACTTAAAGAATTAAATATTGGTTATGTGCCATTATATATAAATAAAGAAGATGAATTTATAAAAGCAAATAGACTTGATTTAGAAGATTATTATGAATTTATAAAAAATTCAAATTATGTTCCTAAAACTTCACAGCCATCTGTTAAAGATTTTGAAGAAGTTTATACTTATATGATACAAGAGTTTGATTATATAATTTCTGTTCATCTTTCGGCAGTTTTAAGTGGTACATTTAATTCAGCTTTGATGGCGGCAAATATAGTAAATTCGGATAAAATAAAAGTTATAGATTCTAAATTAGCTTCTTGGGCTCTTGGTTTTTTAATTGAAGATTTAGAAAAAAAAATAAAGAATGATGAAAAAAATTTAGAAAGTATAATAAATTTTTGTAAGAATTATTATAAAAGAGTTAAAGTTTATTTCAGTGTTGGAGATTTAAATTATCTTTATAAAGGTGGAAGAATAGGAAAAGCGAAAAGCCTCATGGGAGGACTTTTAAAACTTAAACCAATATTATCATTGAACGATGGAATATTGACACCCATTAAAAATATTAGAGGGATGAAAAAATTAAATAAGGAAATAGTTGATATGAGTTTTGAAAAAAATAAAAATATTAAACATATAATGGTTTTACATACTAATAATAAAGAAATTGCAGAGGATATATATTTAAATATTAAAAATAAAAACATAGATCTTGAAATAAGAAAAGATTATATAGATATTGTCATTGGAACACATTTAGGTCCAGATTCTGGAGGTCTTATAACTGTTTGGGAGGAATCTTAA
- a CDS encoding TetR/AcrR family transcriptional regulator produces the protein MKEKIPEKINKEEKRLMIIDASEKLFFEKNYEDTTMTEIAKNAGIAKGTLYLYFSSKKDLYFSVVVRGLKLIEDLIRKNIKTCHTGIEKVVMMGKSYVEFYKEYPGYYNLIVNYESQKAHLNPEDPLVRLSYEKSEMIFDYLSKSIIEGIKDKTIRKDVDPQKLAMVLWTQTTGMVQQVKLREILYKKWSNTTPETILDYYIELTKKTLQNNES, from the coding sequence ATGAAAGAAAAAATTCCAGAAAAAATAAATAAAGAAGAAAAACGTCTAATGATAATAGATGCATCTGAAAAATTATTTTTTGAAAAAAATTATGAAGATACAACAATGACAGAAATAGCTAAAAATGCAGGAATAGCTAAAGGAACATTGTATCTTTATTTTTCAAGTAAAAAAGATCTTTATTTTTCTGTTGTTGTAAGAGGTTTAAAACTAATAGAAGATTTAATAAGAAAAAATATAAAAACATGTCATACCGGTATAGAAAAAGTTGTAATGATGGGAAAATCTTATGTAGAATTTTATAAAGAATATCCTGGTTATTATAATTTAATAGTAAATTATGAGTCTCAAAAAGCACATTTGAATCCAGAAGATCCTCTTGTGAGACTTTCTTATGAAAAAAGTGAAATGATATTTGATTATTTAAGTAAGTCAATTATAGAAGGAATAAAAGATAAAACTATAAGAAAAGATGTAGATCCACAAAAATTAGCTATGGTCTTGTGGACTCAAACTACAGGAATGGTTCAGCAAGTAAAACTTAGAGAAATACTTTATAAAAAATGGAGTAATACAACTCCTGAAACTATACTTGATTATTATATAGAGTTAACAAAAAAAACTCTACAAAATAATGAAAGTTAG
- the fabF gene encoding beta-ketoacyl-ACP synthase II, translating into MRRVAITGLGTINSIAKNINEFETSLREMKIGIDNITQFDTEDHKVTIAAEIKNFDPKDYMDRKKARRYDRVLQLAMIAAEEAIKNSGLNDENDEWRENAAVIIASGIGGFKTLYNEFNNMNKKGPKFVSPFLIPMMIADMPSGVVSIENNLKGPNFSTMSACASSVHALITSAMLIKHGYVDIAVAGGTEACIDPMPIAAFANMTALSQRNEDPKTASRPFDLNRDGFVMGEGSGVLILEEEEHALKRGAKIYGYLEGFGMTGDAYHISKSDPEGKGAAKAVQLALNMANIKSEDIDLINCHATSTPVGDKSEKIALESVFKENISKPYIQSTKTLIGHSLGAAGAIELIASIIQMEKGFIHGMPNLFEIDDDFKDLNIVKKTVEKETKIMLKNSFGFGGHNASIVYTKR; encoded by the coding sequence ATGAGAAGAGTAGCTATAACAGGTTTAGGAACTATAAATTCTATTGCAAAAAATATAAACGAATTTGAAACAAGTCTTAGAGAGATGAAAATAGGTATTGATAATATAACCCAATTTGATACTGAAGATCATAAAGTCACTATTGCAGCTGAAATAAAAAATTTTGATCCAAAAGATTATATGGATAGGAAAAAAGCAAGAAGGTATGATAGAGTTTTGCAGTTAGCTATGATAGCTGCTGAAGAAGCTATTAAAAATTCAGGATTAAATGATGAGAATGATGAATGGAGAGAAAATGCTGCAGTTATAATAGCTTCTGGGATAGGTGGATTTAAAACTCTTTATAATGAATTTAATAATATGAATAAAAAAGGGCCAAAATTTGTTAGTCCATTTTTGATTCCAATGATGATAGCTGATATGCCTTCTGGAGTAGTTTCAATAGAAAATAATTTAAAAGGTCCTAATTTTTCTACTATGAGTGCCTGTGCATCTTCAGTTCATGCTTTAATAACTTCAGCTATGCTTATAAAACATGGATATGTTGATATTGCTGTTGCTGGTGGAACAGAAGCTTGCATAGATCCAATGCCAATTGCGGCTTTTGCAAATATGACAGCATTATCTCAAAGAAATGAAGACCCAAAAACTGCTTCAAGACCTTTTGATTTAAATAGAGATGGTTTTGTTATGGGGGAAGGATCTGGAGTTCTAATACTTGAAGAAGAAGAACATGCATTGAAAAGAGGGGCTAAAATTTATGGATATCTTGAGGGATTTGGTATGACAGGAGATGCATATCATATAAGTAAATCAGATCCTGAAGGAAAAGGTGCTGCAAAAGCTGTTCAACTTGCTTTAAATATGGCAAATATAAAATCAGAAGACATAGATTTAATAAATTGTCATGCTACAAGTACACCTGTTGGAGATAAATCAGAAAAAATAGCTCTTGAAAGTGTTTTTAAAGAAAACATATCAAAACCTTATATTCAATCCACTAAAACTCTTATAGGTCATAGTCTTGGAGCGGCAGGAGCTATTGAATTAATAGCCAGTATAATTCAAATGGAAAAAGGTTTTATTCATGGTATGCCAAATTTATTTGAAATTGACGATGATTTTAAAGATTTAAATATAGTGAAAAAAACTGTTGAAAAAGAAACTAAGATTATGTTAAAAAATTCTTTTGGATTTGGTGGACATAATGCATCGATTGTTTATACCAAGAGGTAG